In Meiothermus ruber DSM 1279, the following proteins share a genomic window:
- a CDS encoding DUF2207 domain-containing protein, translating into MSPLRPILAALVFLALAWGKSYSLERVEQDVYLLPNGLVRVVDVRTWRFDGVFREVFLEIDPRRGGQVRFEEARALDGGPPIRYEVEGNRISLTAGPPDRSGNLPVLAENQRRTFRISYTLSNEVAVAQDAALFDRQVLEPEHAAVGAYLLRLHAPRPVPGLFRVFIFTGRGRIGTLEFDPAQQVATVRLAPVSQNEFVRARVILEAGAFSVRTLNAPRLEQWLQETEEETRGFRERSRQLIDGPSAPAWAWALAVGPLVLPVVLFGLFLRAYARFGREPQTEEVGRYYREPPEEIPPGLVPYVLTQTDPGQSMLGRMIAATLLDWARRGSVELIQRENPGLFGWLGGSETHFRLVSPPEHATPLESEVWRLLRSAAGPDGVLKPSELKQFFRQHPSLLTSLGRRPRAIYEATYGPLLDARSSRVAARWGGWLVGLGFVFFFLALTAGPRLLEAWNGALWVGVLMLSGVLGGLGLLALGFLAFGSLSRWMPDKLLKAKRWQAYRNFLADFSQMERAPAEHFKMWDYHFVYAAALGVAERYLRNLRQVAQQRPEMVALPRWIPGSSLGQASTALASSEMLQQISRMTGGLEQIARNLESLERALRPSSSGSSGGFGGSSRGGSSGGGGSSGAR; encoded by the coding sequence GTGAGCCCCCTGCGCCCTATCCTGGCCGCCCTGGTTTTCCTGGCGCTGGCCTGGGGAAAAAGCTACAGCCTCGAGCGGGTCGAGCAGGATGTGTATCTCCTGCCCAATGGGCTGGTGCGGGTGGTGGATGTGCGCACCTGGCGCTTCGACGGCGTTTTCCGGGAGGTCTTCCTGGAGATCGACCCCCGCCGAGGCGGGCAGGTGCGCTTCGAGGAGGCCCGCGCGTTGGACGGAGGCCCGCCCATCCGGTACGAGGTGGAAGGCAACCGCATCAGCCTGACCGCAGGCCCCCCCGACCGTTCGGGCAACCTGCCGGTGCTGGCCGAGAACCAGCGCCGCACCTTCCGCATCAGCTATACCCTGAGCAACGAGGTCGCCGTGGCCCAGGATGCAGCCCTCTTCGACCGGCAGGTGCTGGAGCCCGAACACGCCGCTGTGGGCGCTTATCTGCTGCGGCTGCATGCCCCCAGGCCCGTGCCGGGGTTGTTCCGGGTGTTTATCTTTACCGGAAGGGGGCGCATCGGAACGCTCGAGTTCGACCCAGCCCAGCAGGTTGCCACCGTGCGGCTGGCCCCGGTCAGCCAGAACGAGTTTGTGCGGGCCCGGGTCATCCTCGAGGCCGGGGCCTTTAGCGTTCGCACCCTGAACGCGCCCCGGCTCGAGCAATGGCTGCAAGAAACCGAGGAGGAGACCCGGGGCTTTCGTGAGCGCTCCCGACAGCTAATCGACGGCCCGTCGGCGCCCGCCTGGGCCTGGGCGCTGGCCGTCGGGCCGCTGGTGCTGCCGGTCGTACTCTTTGGTCTGTTCCTGCGCGCTTACGCGCGCTTTGGCCGTGAACCCCAGACCGAAGAGGTGGGCCGCTACTACCGGGAACCCCCCGAAGAAATACCGCCCGGCCTGGTGCCCTACGTGTTAACCCAAACCGACCCCGGCCAGAGCATGCTGGGCCGGATGATTGCCGCCACCCTGCTGGACTGGGCCCGGCGGGGCTCGGTCGAGCTCATCCAGCGCGAGAATCCGGGCTTGTTCGGCTGGCTTGGGGGCAGCGAGACCCACTTCCGGCTGGTCTCCCCACCTGAGCACGCCACCCCCCTGGAAAGCGAGGTCTGGCGCCTGCTCAGAAGCGCCGCCGGCCCGGACGGCGTGCTTAAGCCCAGCGAGCTCAAGCAATTTTTCCGGCAGCACCCCAGCCTCCTGACCAGCCTGGGCCGCCGCCCCAGGGCCATCTACGAGGCCACCTACGGCCCACTGCTCGATGCCAGGAGCAGCAGGGTCGCGGCTCGATGGGGGGGGTGGTTGGTGGGGCTGGGCTTTGTATTCTTCTTCCTCGCCCTTACCGCCGGGCCCCGCCTGCTGGAGGCCTGGAACGGGGCCTTGTGGGTCGGGGTGCTGATGCTGAGCGGCGTGCTGGGGGGGCTGGGCCTTTTGGCGCTGGGCTTTCTGGCCTTTGGGTCTCTGAGCCGCTGGATGCCAGATAAGCTGCTAAAGGCCAAACGCTGGCAAGCCTACCGCAATTTCCTGGCCGACTTCTCCCAGATGGAACGGGCCCCAGCCGAGCACTTCAAAATGTGGGATTATCACTTTGTGTACGCCGCGGCCCTGGGCGTGGCCGAGCGCTACTTGCGCAACCTGCGTCAGGTAGCCCAGCAGCGACCCGAGATGGTGGCCCTGCCGCGCTGGATTCCAGGGTCGAGCCTGGGCCAGGCAAGCACCGCGCTGGCCTCGAGCGAGATGCTGCAACAGATCAGCCGGATGACCGGGGGCCTCGAGCAGATCGCCCGCAACCTGGAGAGCCTCGAGCGGGCCCTCAGGCCCTCCTCGAGCGGCTCCAGTGGAGGCTTTGGGGGTAGCTCGAGGGGAGGTTCTTCTGGTGGTGGCGGCTCGAGTGGGGCTCGATAA
- a CDS encoding DUF1517 domain-containing protein has translation MRLTRVRVLLLLWAVVAWPSISVEADLVWPSWGSALAQRSGGGVGGRGGFSTPRPGPSIPRVNPAPSPSLPLPTPGRYPSYPTYPRDYYPPGTPGYPSARPPIYVTPGVGYGIDLIALLFIGGIVLVSISMLRGLQQAGRNNGGEVESSVARLRLAVLYTPKLQASLRQTAQAAETESPRGLADLIDNTAVLLLRAQDGWRFGMYEVWTGSLEKAEGQFDAWMTETRSEFTETYRHFEGREVAQAGYRAKVEPDGRYILVTLLLAVSGSLPPIPSPLRREGARQALMALATSSPTNTLAAYVAWTPEAEGEALTEQDLLLGWPRLELL, from the coding sequence ATGAGACTCACCCGGGTTCGGGTTCTATTGTTGCTCTGGGCTGTGGTCGCCTGGCCCAGCATCTCAGTCGAGGCCGATCTGGTCTGGCCTAGCTGGGGTTCAGCCCTAGCACAGCGCAGCGGCGGCGGCGTGGGAGGCCGGGGAGGTTTTTCCACACCGCGCCCCGGCCCCTCCATTCCCCGGGTCAACCCCGCACCATCCCCATCGCTGCCCTTGCCCACCCCCGGCCGCTACCCCAGTTACCCCACCTACCCCCGCGACTACTACCCTCCGGGAACCCCAGGTTACCCCAGCGCCCGCCCACCCATTTATGTGACCCCAGGCGTCGGCTATGGCATTGACCTTATCGCACTGCTGTTTATTGGCGGCATCGTGCTGGTTAGCATCTCGATGCTGCGCGGCCTTCAACAGGCAGGCCGCAACAACGGAGGTGAAGTCGAAAGCAGCGTGGCCCGGCTGCGGCTGGCGGTTCTGTATACCCCCAAGCTACAGGCCAGCCTGCGCCAGACCGCCCAGGCAGCCGAGACGGAAAGCCCTCGAGGGCTGGCCGATCTGATAGACAACACCGCGGTACTTCTACTGCGTGCACAGGACGGCTGGCGCTTTGGCATGTATGAAGTCTGGACAGGCAGCCTGGAAAAAGCCGAAGGACAGTTTGACGCCTGGATGACCGAGACCCGCTCTGAGTTCACCGAGACCTACCGGCACTTTGAAGGCCGGGAAGTGGCGCAGGCAGGGTATCGCGCGAAAGTTGAACCTGATGGCCGCTACATCCTGGTAACCCTATTGCTGGCCGTAAGCGGCAGCCTGCCCCCCATACCAAGCCCTTTGCGCCGCGAGGGAGCACGACAGGCCCTGATGGCCCTGGCGACCTCGAGCCCCACCAACACCCTGGCCGCTTATGTGGCCTGGACGCCCGAGGCCGAGGGTGAAGCCCTCACCGAGCAGGATCTGCTCCTGGGTTGGCCCAGGCTCGAGCTGCTCTAA
- a CDS encoding SDR family NAD(P)-dependent oxidoreductase, with translation MKIAGSLCVISGASSGIGKATALELAARGARVVLVARRAQLLAEVAAQIQAQGGQAWAFAADLSRPQEAARLGEWVLGQVGPPDVLVHSAGAGEWRFLDETPLEDLQRLMDTPYFSAAYLTRVFLPAMLERNRGFILAVCSPASRLVWPGATGYVAARWALNGLTEALRADLYHSKLRVCAFFPGKISDSEYFLRHSDTEGRIPRIGRLIPPITARQAALGIVRAIELEARTMFVPWQLYAFDRLARWFPRIAEHLAWSSGARRAGP, from the coding sequence ATGAAGATCGCCGGGAGCCTGTGTGTAATCAGCGGGGCCAGCAGCGGGATAGGTAAAGCCACGGCCCTCGAGCTGGCCGCGCGGGGAGCCCGGGTGGTGCTGGTGGCCCGCCGAGCACAGCTTCTAGCGGAGGTTGCCGCGCAAATCCAGGCCCAGGGTGGGCAGGCCTGGGCCTTTGCCGCCGATCTGAGCCGGCCACAGGAAGCCGCCCGCCTGGGGGAGTGGGTGCTGGGTCAGGTGGGCCCTCCGGATGTGCTGGTGCACAGCGCCGGGGCCGGGGAGTGGCGCTTTTTAGATGAGACCCCCCTGGAAGACCTTCAACGCTTGATGGACACCCCCTACTTCAGCGCCGCCTACCTCACCCGGGTTTTTCTACCCGCCATGCTGGAGCGCAACCGGGGCTTTATTCTTGCGGTGTGTTCGCCTGCCAGCCGCCTGGTCTGGCCCGGGGCAACCGGCTATGTGGCGGCCCGCTGGGCCCTGAACGGCCTGACCGAGGCTCTACGGGCCGACCTGTACCACAGCAAGCTTCGGGTATGCGCCTTTTTCCCCGGTAAAATCAGCGATAGCGAGTATTTTCTTCGCCACAGCGACACCGAGGGGCGCATTCCCAGGATAGGACGGCTGATCCCCCCCATCACCGCCCGGCAAGCGGCCCTGGGCATTGTGCGGGCCATCGAGCTCGAGGCCCGGACGATGTTTGTTCCCTGGCAGCTATACGCCTTTGACCGGCTGGCGCGCTGGTTCCCGCGCATCGCCGAGCACCTGGCCTGGAGCAGCGGCGCCCGCCGAGCAGGCCCTTGA
- a CDS encoding thioredoxin family protein, with translation MLQYDQLPLGADLIDAELPDLSGQTVRLSAFSEPFLAVIFICNHCPYVKGSIREIVALADKYRGKVAFVGINANDYERYPEDSPEGMRAFAAAHNLNFPYLLDETQATAKAYKALRTPEVFVFDQGRKLRYHGRVNDAPKDPSGVQEHTLDMVLAALTQGQEPPITEADAIGCTIKWKPGYEPTVRIG, from the coding sequence ATGCTGCAGTACGATCAACTACCCCTAGGCGCCGATCTTATCGATGCAGAGCTGCCCGATCTTTCGGGACAGACCGTGCGGCTTTCAGCCTTCAGCGAGCCGTTTCTGGCGGTCATCTTTATCTGCAACCACTGCCCTTACGTCAAGGGCTCCATCCGGGAAATCGTGGCCCTGGCCGATAAGTATCGGGGTAAGGTGGCTTTTGTGGGTATCAACGCCAACGACTACGAGCGCTATCCAGAGGATTCCCCCGAGGGGATGCGGGCCTTTGCTGCAGCCCACAACCTCAACTTCCCCTACCTGCTCGACGAGACCCAGGCCACCGCAAAAGCCTACAAAGCCCTGCGCACCCCCGAGGTGTTTGTCTTCGATCAGGGCCGTAAGCTGCGCTACCACGGCCGGGTCAACGATGCGCCCAAGGATCCCTCCGGGGTGCAGGAGCATACCCTGGACATGGTGTTGGCAGCCTTGACGCAGGGGCAGGAGCCCCCGATTACCGAGGCCGACGCGATCGGCTGCACCATCAAGTGGAAGCCTGGCTACGAGCCCACGGTGCGTATCGGATAA
- a CDS encoding metallophosphoesterase, whose protein sequence is MRILALSDQIHPFIHQERFPHNLPPFDLVLLAGDLPGSYIEFVATKVRVPVVYVHGNHKEEYVQDYLGNLTPPGGAIKAHGRIVDVAGVRIAGWGGCPRYNDRDIGQYNEIDAQARFLAWYPRLIHRRWRTGHGVDILLSHAPPPGAHAGSDFAHRGSTALGLFHRLYRPKIHVHGHIHLYEAQPRREYTSPEGVRVINAFEYTLIEL, encoded by the coding sequence ATGCGTATATTGGCGCTCTCCGACCAAATTCACCCGTTTATCCATCAGGAGCGCTTTCCGCACAACCTGCCACCTTTCGATCTGGTGTTGCTGGCCGGGGACTTACCCGGCAGCTATATCGAGTTTGTGGCAACCAAGGTGCGGGTGCCGGTGGTGTACGTGCACGGCAATCACAAAGAGGAGTACGTCCAGGATTACCTCGGCAACCTCACCCCCCCTGGCGGGGCCATCAAGGCCCACGGGCGCATTGTGGATGTGGCCGGGGTGCGGATTGCGGGCTGGGGGGGGTGTCCCCGCTACAACGACCGCGATATAGGGCAGTACAACGAAATAGACGCGCAGGCCCGGTTCCTGGCCTGGTACCCGCGGCTCATACACCGCCGCTGGCGCACGGGCCACGGCGTCGATATCCTGCTCAGCCATGCCCCCCCACCTGGGGCCCACGCCGGTTCCGACTTTGCCCACCGCGGCAGCACGGCGCTGGGCCTGTTCCACCGCCTGTACCGCCCAAAGATTCACGTTCACGGCCACATCCACCTCTACGAGGCCCAGCCCCGGCGCGAGTACACCAGCCCGGAAGGGGTACGGGTGATCAACGCCTTTGAGTACACTCTTATCGAGCTATGA
- a CDS encoding redoxin domain-containing protein, whose protein sequence is MAIQVGDRLPDVTVFNTAAEPISLTTLATGRPLVLLFFPAAHTRVCEKELCTVRDGLAEYNQLGAEVYGLSVDTPWTLAAYARSLGLAFPLLSDYNREATRAFGLEISLRGLPGFAQRAAYVVDASGQIAWAWVAEVPAQEPPYPEVAAAVKALVEARASSRTGS, encoded by the coding sequence ATGGCTATACAGGTTGGCGACCGTCTGCCCGATGTGACCGTGTTCAATACCGCTGCCGAGCCCATTTCGCTAACAACCCTTGCTACGGGAAGGCCCTTGGTGCTGCTCTTCTTTCCTGCTGCCCACACCCGCGTGTGCGAAAAGGAGCTTTGCACCGTGCGCGATGGCCTGGCAGAGTACAACCAGCTCGGGGCTGAGGTCTACGGCCTGAGCGTGGATACCCCCTGGACCCTGGCCGCTTACGCCCGGTCGCTGGGGCTGGCCTTTCCCTTGCTCTCCGATTACAACCGGGAGGCCACCCGGGCCTTTGGCCTCGAGATCAGCCTGCGGGGCCTGCCCGGCTTCGCCCAGCGGGCCGCCTATGTGGTGGATGCATCCGGCCAGATCGCCTGGGCCTGGGTGGCCGAGGTGCCAGCCCAGGAACCCCCTTACCCAGAGGTTGCAGCGGCCGTCAAAGCCCTGGTTGAGGCCAGGGCATCCAGCAGAACCGGTTCCTAG
- a CDS encoding HD domain-containing protein: MAIYMVYEDALALMKRFTPSESLQKHMMAVETAMRAYARKYGQPEEKWAIAGILHDFDYEQFPQEHPYKGVAMLREMGYPEDVLEAILGHVDSPQHPRTSLMSKALFAVDELVGLITAAVYVRPDKRIQSLELPSLKKKFKDRAFAAKVDRESIVRGAQELGVELDEHMAFVLEAMKADAARLGLG; this comes from the coding sequence ATGGCTATCTACATGGTGTATGAAGATGCCCTGGCCCTCATGAAGCGGTTCACCCCCTCGGAGAGCCTGCAAAAGCACATGATGGCCGTCGAAACCGCCATGCGGGCCTATGCCAGAAAATATGGGCAGCCCGAAGAAAAGTGGGCCATTGCCGGCATTCTCCACGACTTTGACTACGAGCAATTCCCCCAAGAACACCCCTACAAAGGGGTCGCCATGCTGCGCGAAATGGGCTACCCCGAGGACGTGCTCGAGGCCATTTTGGGCCACGTGGACAGCCCCCAGCACCCCCGCACCTCCCTGATGTCCAAGGCGCTGTTTGCCGTGGATGAGCTGGTAGGCCTGATTACGGCGGCGGTGTATGTGCGCCCCGACAAGCGCATCCAGAGCCTCGAGCTGCCCAGCCTCAAAAAGAAATTCAAGGACAGAGCCTTTGCCGCTAAGGTGGATCGGGAGAGCATCGTGCGCGGGGCACAGGAGCTGGGGGTCGAGCTTGACGAGCATATGGCCTTTGTGCTCGAGGCCATGAAAGCCGATGCCGCGCGGCTGGGATTGGGCTGA
- the lon gene encoding endopeptidase La, producing the protein MDKTEKNNTHLPERLPVCPVRGSVIYPSMVMPIDAGRPISIRAIEAALSQERVILIVSQRDKEIEEPGPADLYDVGTACNILRMRKNADGSVQMLVQAFARVQVQQYHAASGYLEASVARLPEVEDKATEVTALFREVKERFETLLREGKYVSPEVAQFVLNLEDPSQLADYIAFHLDFKLEVKQQILATPSVVDRLKRIAVLLDAELDLVETQRRIQQQVKEEIDKNQREFFLREQMKAIQRELHGEEGEMEVEEFRQKIAALNLPPSVLPEVERELSRFARMHPDSAEASVVRTYLDWIINLPWNTRTEDQIDLQEAKKILDEDHYGLEKVKDRVLEYLAVRKLKLERQKKGEIPPEEVSKGPILLFVGPPGVGKTSIAKSIAKSLGRKYHRISLGGARDESDIRGHRRTYIGAMPGRIIQGMRQAGSKNPVILLDEVDKLGVSYQGDPAAALLELLDPAQNKEFTDHYLGVPFDMSEVLFICTANFPENIPGPLFDRMELIEFTSYIEQEKLEIAKRYLLPRQMVENGLKENQVHITEAALMRLITHYTREAGVRNLEREIGTLLRKSARAILEGGKKRVRIGEGDLEKYLGPARFQPESEARTPQIGVATGMFYTPVGGDIMFIEVSVMPGKGNLILTGQLGDVMKESARAALSYAKKNAARFGIPLERFDNSDVHIHVPAGAVPKEGPSAGIAITAALVSALAEVPVRNDVAMTGEITLTGRVLPIGGVKEKILGARRAGIREVILPKQNQPDLSDIPVYLRQNLRFHFAESLDEALNWALVGGLGALEQKATLPAKKSRRSKEQPVARA; encoded by the coding sequence ATGGACAAAACTGAAAAAAACAACACGCATCTTCCCGAGAGGCTCCCGGTCTGTCCGGTACGTGGCTCGGTGATTTATCCCAGCATGGTGATGCCCATCGACGCGGGGCGTCCCATCTCCATACGGGCCATCGAAGCGGCCTTGTCCCAGGAGCGGGTTATCCTGATCGTCAGCCAGCGGGACAAGGAGATTGAGGAACCAGGGCCCGCAGACCTCTACGATGTGGGCACGGCGTGCAACATCCTGAGAATGCGAAAAAACGCCGATGGTTCGGTGCAGATGCTGGTGCAGGCCTTTGCTCGAGTGCAGGTGCAGCAATACCACGCGGCCAGCGGGTATCTGGAAGCCAGTGTGGCCCGGCTGCCAGAGGTTGAAGACAAGGCCACTGAGGTGACTGCGCTTTTCCGCGAGGTCAAGGAGCGCTTCGAGACCCTGCTACGGGAAGGCAAGTATGTATCGCCCGAGGTGGCCCAGTTTGTGCTCAATCTGGAAGACCCCTCACAACTGGCTGACTACATCGCCTTCCACCTGGATTTCAAGCTGGAGGTTAAGCAGCAGATTCTGGCGACCCCTTCGGTGGTGGATCGCCTCAAGCGCATCGCTGTTTTGCTGGATGCCGAGCTCGATCTAGTGGAGACCCAGCGGCGTATTCAGCAGCAGGTTAAAGAGGAAATTGACAAGAATCAGCGGGAGTTCTTCCTGCGCGAGCAGATGAAGGCCATCCAGCGTGAGCTGCACGGGGAAGAGGGCGAGATGGAGGTAGAGGAGTTTCGCCAGAAAATTGCTGCGCTGAACCTGCCTCCAAGCGTTTTGCCCGAGGTGGAGCGGGAGCTTTCGCGCTTTGCTCGCATGCACCCCGATTCCGCCGAAGCCAGCGTGGTGCGCACCTACCTGGACTGGATTATCAACCTGCCCTGGAATACCCGTACGGAAGACCAGATTGACCTTCAGGAAGCCAAGAAGATCCTGGATGAAGATCACTACGGCCTGGAGAAGGTCAAGGATCGGGTGCTGGAGTATCTGGCGGTGCGTAAGCTGAAGCTCGAGCGCCAGAAAAAAGGTGAGATTCCCCCTGAAGAGGTCTCCAAAGGCCCCATCCTGCTGTTTGTGGGGCCGCCGGGGGTGGGCAAGACCTCCATCGCCAAGTCCATCGCCAAGAGCCTGGGCCGTAAATACCACCGCATCTCGCTGGGGGGCGCCCGCGACGAGTCCGACATTCGCGGCCACCGCCGCACCTACATTGGGGCCATGCCGGGCCGCATTATCCAGGGCATGCGCCAGGCCGGTAGCAAGAACCCCGTTATTCTGCTGGACGAGGTGGACAAGCTGGGGGTTTCCTACCAGGGCGACCCTGCGGCGGCCTTGCTCGAGCTGCTCGACCCGGCGCAGAACAAAGAGTTCACCGACCACTACCTGGGGGTTCCGTTCGACATGAGCGAGGTGCTGTTCATCTGCACCGCCAACTTCCCGGAGAACATCCCAGGCCCCCTGTTCGACCGCATGGAGCTGATCGAGTTTACCAGCTACATCGAGCAGGAGAAGCTCGAGATCGCCAAGCGGTACCTGCTGCCCCGGCAGATGGTGGAGAACGGGCTCAAGGAGAACCAGGTGCACATCACCGAGGCGGCCCTGATGCGCCTGATTACCCACTACACCCGGGAGGCCGGGGTGCGCAACCTCGAGCGCGAGATTGGCACCTTGCTGCGCAAATCGGCCCGCGCCATTTTGGAAGGTGGAAAGAAGCGGGTGCGCATCGGCGAGGGCGATCTGGAAAAATACCTGGGCCCGGCCCGCTTCCAGCCTGAATCCGAGGCCCGGACGCCCCAGATTGGGGTGGCTACGGGGATGTTCTACACCCCGGTGGGGGGTGACATCATGTTCATAGAGGTCTCGGTGATGCCGGGCAAGGGCAACCTGATCCTGACCGGCCAACTCGGCGATGTGATGAAGGAGTCAGCCCGGGCGGCGCTTTCGTACGCCAAGAAGAATGCGGCCCGCTTTGGCATACCCCTCGAGCGTTTCGACAACTCGGACGTACACATTCACGTTCCGGCAGGGGCGGTGCCCAAAGAAGGCCCCTCAGCGGGCATCGCCATTACCGCGGCTTTGGTCTCGGCCCTGGCTGAAGTGCCTGTCCGCAACGATGTAGCCATGACCGGCGAGATTACCCTCACCGGACGGGTGCTGCCCATCGGGGGGGTCAAGGAAAAAATTCTGGGTGCCCGACGGGCGGGAATCCGCGAGGTAATTCTGCCCAAGCAAAACCAGCCCGACCTGTCCGATATCCCTGTCTACCTGCGGCAAAACCTGCGCTTTCACTTTGCCGAGTCGCTGGACGAAGCGCTGAACTGGGCGCTGGTAGGAGGATTGGGGGCCCTCGAGCAAAAAGCCACACTACCAGCGAAGAAAAGCCGGCGGAGCAAGGAACAGCCCGTGGCCCGGGCCTAG
- a CDS encoding type I phosphomannose isomerase catalytic subunit, which produces MRPTLSVVNLEARPVQRVWGGTRLAKHLGLEAQEPIGELWLAYDQNRIRSGLLAGRTLAEALPELGPGFIGRAAYSRYGLELPLLVKLLDTAEWLSVQVHPDDAYAHTVEAATGFHGKTEAWYILEGEGEIVYGLRAPMERESLAQAAQGGALWGWLQREWVVPGQVIPVPAGTIHALGPGLLLYEVQQRSDLTYRLYDYGRPRELHLQKGLDVARLEPTPLPRPTPLPAHHKEILLAGEAFVLERYQLCGRLTLQAPADSFLLLTLVAGGGEWLEGPLWWGDTLLIGAGEGLELTGQAQLLGAFVPSPDSLQWYPQAVRMPW; this is translated from the coding sequence ATGAGACCGACCCTCTCGGTGGTGAACCTCGAGGCCCGCCCGGTGCAGCGGGTCTGGGGTGGTACGCGCCTTGCCAAGCACCTGGGTTTGGAGGCCCAGGAGCCCATCGGTGAACTCTGGCTTGCTTACGACCAGAACCGGATTCGCTCGGGGCTGCTGGCCGGCCGGACGCTGGCGGAAGCGCTGCCCGAACTTGGGCCGGGCTTTATTGGCCGGGCGGCCTATAGCCGCTACGGCCTCGAGCTGCCCTTGCTGGTCAAGCTGCTCGACACCGCCGAGTGGCTCTCGGTACAGGTGCACCCCGACGATGCCTATGCTCACACGGTAGAAGCCGCCACCGGTTTTCACGGCAAAACCGAGGCCTGGTACATCCTCGAGGGCGAGGGTGAGATCGTCTACGGGTTGCGCGCCCCGATGGAGCGCGAAAGCCTGGCCCAGGCAGCCCAGGGTGGCGCCCTTTGGGGCTGGTTGCAGCGCGAGTGGGTGGTACCGGGGCAGGTGATCCCGGTGCCCGCGGGAACCATTCATGCCCTGGGGCCGGGCTTGCTGCTCTACGAGGTGCAGCAGCGCTCCGATCTGACCTACCGCCTCTACGACTACGGGCGCCCCCGCGAACTGCATTTGCAGAAAGGGCTGGATGTGGCCCGGCTCGAGCCCACCCCGCTTCCACGCCCCACCCCGCTGCCAGCTCACCACAAGGAAATCCTGCTGGCGGGTGAGGCCTTTGTGCTCGAGCGCTACCAGCTCTGTGGCCGACTGACCCTACAGGCCCCTGCGGATAGCTTCTTGCTCCTGACCCTGGTGGCCGGGGGGGGCGAGTGGCTGGAAGGCCCACTCTGGTGGGGTGATACCTTACTGATTGGGGCGGGGGAGGGGCTTGAACTCACCGGACAGGCGCAACTGTTGGGGGCGTTTGTGCCCTCCCCCGACTCACTACAGTGGTATCCCCAGGCGGTTCGGATGCCTTGGTAG
- the ispG gene encoding flavodoxin-dependent (E)-4-hydroxy-3-methylbut-2-enyl-diphosphate synthase, whose protein sequence is MTVRRRKTPTVWVGKVPKGGDHPVVVQSMTNTDTADIEATVGQVWALARAGSEVVRMTVNNDEAAKAVPEIKRRLADLGVDVPLVGDFHFNGHILLRKYPEMALALDKYRINPGTVGKGKQQDPNFRTMCEVAVEFGKPVRIGVNWGSLDAGLLDEMMEANAARPEPKDAHQVTLETIVESAVRSYEWALKYGLGEDKIILSAKVSNAPDLWWVYRELAKRTNAPLHLGLTEAGMGVSGIVSSTAGLVPLLIEGIGDTIRVSITPAPGEPRTKEVEVALEILQSIGLRQFTPSVASCPGCGRTTSTFFQELALQVSTRLNAQMPVWRTQYPGVENLKVAVMGCVVNGPGESKHADIGISLPGTGEAPRAPVYIDGQLAATLKGDRIAEEFMGMVEEYIQKRFGKQPA, encoded by the coding sequence ATGACAGTGCGACGTCGCAAAACGCCAACGGTCTGGGTTGGCAAAGTCCCCAAAGGAGGCGACCATCCGGTGGTGGTACAGTCGATGACCAACACCGACACCGCCGATATCGAGGCCACAGTGGGGCAGGTCTGGGCCCTGGCCCGCGCCGGCTCCGAGGTTGTACGCATGACCGTCAACAACGATGAAGCCGCCAAGGCCGTGCCGGAGATCAAGCGCCGCTTAGCCGACCTGGGGGTGGATGTGCCCCTGGTAGGGGATTTTCACTTCAACGGCCATATCTTGCTGCGCAAATACCCCGAGATGGCCCTAGCCCTGGACAAATACCGCATCAACCCCGGCACGGTAGGGAAGGGTAAACAGCAAGACCCCAACTTCCGAACCATGTGCGAGGTGGCCGTGGAGTTTGGTAAGCCGGTGCGGATTGGTGTGAACTGGGGTTCGCTGGATGCGGGGTTGCTCGACGAGATGATGGAGGCCAATGCGGCCCGCCCTGAGCCCAAGGATGCCCACCAGGTTACGCTCGAGACCATTGTGGAGTCGGCGGTGCGCAGCTACGAATGGGCCCTCAAATACGGTCTTGGTGAGGACAAAATCATCCTCTCGGCCAAGGTCTCCAACGCCCCCGACCTGTGGTGGGTCTACCGCGAGCTGGCCAAGCGCACCAATGCCCCGTTGCATTTAGGCCTCACCGAGGCCGGCATGGGGGTGAGCGGTATCGTCAGCAGCACCGCCGGCCTGGTGCCCCTGCTGATCGAGGGCATTGGCGATACCATACGGGTTTCCATCACCCCAGCCCCGGGGGAGCCCCGCACCAAGGAGGTGGAGGTGGCCTTGGAGATTTTGCAGTCCATTGGGCTGCGGCAGTTTACCCCCAGCGTGGCCAGTTGCCCTGGTTGCGGCCGTACCACCAGTACGTTTTTCCAGGAGCTGGCCCTGCAGGTCTCGACCCGCCTCAATGCCCAGATGCCGGTCTGGCGCACCCAGTACCCCGGCGTGGAAAACCTGAAGGTTGCGGTCATGGGGTGTGTGGTCAACGGCCCTGGCGAGTCCAAGCATGCCGATATTGGTATTTCGCTGCCCGGCACGGGCGAGGCGCCGCGCGCCCCGGTCTATATCGATGGTCAGCTCGCCGCCACCCTCAAAGGCGATCGTATTGCCGAAGAGTTTATGGGAATGGTGGAAGAGTACATCCAAAAGCGCTTTGGCAAGCAGCCGGCCTAG